The Clostridium sporogenes region TCAAAGTTACCTATCATCCAGTTAGCCGCTGCATTGTCTCCGCCCCAGTAGAAGTATACAGGCATATATGCTAAGTACCAGAATAACCAGAAAATTACAGAGAAGAAAGATACTAAAATAATAGCTCCAACTCTTTTCTTTTCTATTGATGTAAGTGGTTTCTTTTCTTCCTTAGTTTCTTTTGCTTTTACTTCTTCGTGTTCATCAATTTTGAATGGCTTTTTACCTGTTTGTCCTAGGAATTTCCATCCAAAGATAAACCAAACTGCATCAATAAACATCATAATTCCACAAACTAAGAAACAGAAAGCATATCCCTTAGTTCCTACAAGTACCCCGATAATTGTTGTACCAATGAAAGAACCAATATTAACAAAAGAATATTGAATAGAGAAAGCACTATCTAATTGTCTTGGGTCATCAAAAAGTCTACCTGTAATAGCACTTGTCTGGCATTTAAATAAGCCTGTACCAAGAGAAACTAGGATAATCATCAAGTTAACCATGCCAGCACTTGAAGCCTGCCATCCTACTAAATAACCTGCTCCCATTAAAGTCATTCCAATTGGAACAAGGTACCTGGCACCTATAAGACGGTCAGAAATAAATGCTCCAATTACTGGTGCAAGATAAGTGAATGCAACTAAATTTGCAGACATTTTTGCTGCATCTGCCGCTGTAAGTCCAAGGCCTCCGTCTGCTACCTTAGCAACTACAAATACTGCTATTAACCATTTCGCTGAATAGAATGCAAATCTTTCCAATGTGAAAGCAAGTGAGCATACATAAAACCCAAAGGGTCTTTTGCTTGTGTTTTCCATTTTTTATTACCCCCTATAAAAAAATAATATTGCGTATGTATTTCAAAAAGCATGTCCCCTCCTCTTTTTCAAGAGAAGAGAAAATGATTTTAAATACCTTATGGTATCCTTTTCTTTTTTGTTTAATAAAAACAAATATTTAGTAAAAATAAAGTAAAATCTTAAATTTAAATTATATTTAAATTGTTTTTTAGTATTACCATACTACAATAATTTATAATTTAAATAAATTTATACTGTTAAAGCCTGTAAATTCTACATTAAGTGCAACACCATATTGTGATATTGATATTTGTTTTATTACACATATACTAAAAAAATATTATTTTTCATCATTATATCATATAATTTTCTAAAAATCTCTATAAAAAAATAAAAAAATTAAAAAATTTTTAAAAAAGAAAGAATCAAAATAATTCATTGCAATAATTCTAGTATCTTCATTGACATTTGTAGACAAGCATATTATTATATTAGTATTTAATAACTAAAATAGGAGGGACTACCTATGGATATAAATAAATTAAACAGAATATTAAAATCAATGGAAGAAAATGAAATTCCACAAATGATTATCTCTGATCCTACAGCTATTTTTTATTTAACAGGAAAATGGATTATTCCAGGAGAAAGATTATTAGCATTGTACTTAAATGTTAATGGCAACCACAAAATTGTTATTAATGAATTGTTCCCACAGGAAGAGGATCTTGGTGTAGAAATCGTATGGTACAATGATATTCAAGATGGAGTTGAAATCCTATCTAAATTTGTAGAAAAAGATAAAGTTATAGGTATCGATAAAGTATGGCCATCTAAATTCTTATTAAGATTACAAGAACTTGGTGGCGGGAGTAAATTTGTAAACGGTTCCTTTATAGTTGACTATGTAAGAATGATTAAAGATGAAGAGGAAATTGCTATTTTAAAAGAATCTTCAAGATTAAATGATCTTGTAATAGATGAATTGATTCCATGGGTAGGAAAAGGTTTATCTGAAAAAGAATTAAATACTAAGGTTCGTGAAATTTATAAAAAACATGGTATTAATGAAGTATCCTTCGATCCAATTACAGCATATGCTAAGGGAGCCGCAGATCCACACCATGTAACAGATGATACAAAAGGAAAATATGGTGACTGTGTTATACTTGATATTGGAGGATTTTATAAAAACTATGCCTCTGATATGACAAGAACTGTATTTATCGGTGAAGTTTCTGAAAGACAAAAAGAAATCTATGA contains the following coding sequences:
- a CDS encoding M24 family metallopeptidase, translated to MDINKLNRILKSMEENEIPQMIISDPTAIFYLTGKWIIPGERLLALYLNVNGNHKIVINELFPQEEDLGVEIVWYNDIQDGVEILSKFVEKDKVIGIDKVWPSKFLLRLQELGGGSKFVNGSFIVDYVRMIKDEEEIAILKESSRLNDLVIDELIPWVGKGLSEKELNTKVREIYKKHGINEVSFDPITAYAKGAADPHHVTDDTKGKYGDCVILDIGGFYKNYASDMTRTVFIGEVSERQKEIYDIVVEANLRGIAAAKPGNRMCDVDLACRNYIEEKGYGKYFTHRTGHSCGLEDHEFGDVSSVNEDIIKPGQCFSVEPGIYLPEEGIGVRIEDLVITTEDGCEVLNNYTKDIIIVPESK
- a CDS encoding peptide MFS transporter, coding for MENTSKRPFGFYVCSLAFTLERFAFYSAKWLIAVFVVAKVADGGLGLTAADAAKMSANLVAFTYLAPVIGAFISDRLIGARYLVPIGMTLMGAGYLVGWQASSAGMVNLMIILVSLGTGLFKCQTSAITGRLFDDPRQLDSAFSIQYSFVNIGSFIGTTIIGVLVGTKGYAFCFLVCGIMMFIDAVWFIFGWKFLGQTGKKPFKIDEHEEVKAKETKEEKKPLTSIEKKRVGAIILVSFFSVIFWLFWYLAYMPVYFYWGGDNAAANWMIGNFEVPTAWFDSLNALACITLGPILGKVWEKLAKRPQGDLSMFKKTALGMMLLGLSYVIFAMADVTRGGNLAPLAWMVAFGIVLSLGEMVFSPLGNSFISKFSPPRLLSSMMSVWILAVFFAAKSYGWVYEFTLKFKFAPTYFVIAAIAAGAGIILWLLDGKLNSLVVEEEEPLNEAV